One genomic segment of Sander lucioperca isolate FBNREF2018 chromosome 10, SLUC_FBN_1.2, whole genome shotgun sequence includes these proteins:
- the ephb6 gene encoding ephrin type-B receptor 5, translating into MLSPSLSFCQCHSVVEMWSVFLSLCLFFQPNSAEEVMLLDTTESTSELGWTTYPDTGWDEVSVLDDRGKLIRTFEVCNVNQNPRLQDNWLATPFLYRHSAPRVFVTLRFSVRDCASLRSPSPTCRETLTLYYKQADSQRELERTWAAEPSNGEKDTREGWVKIDTIAADKSFSKVEPSSPHQYQPNRYSRINIKTRSFAPLTRNGFVLAIVDSGACVSLMGVSVFYRRCPATSMYLASYPATPSGAEPTALVPLSGTCVPHSKAQGGTPPRMHCNAEGEWMVPVGGCVCDEGYEPNLNGSACLACPVGYFKSVAGSIPCSVCPSNSRTSQEGSSVCECRSGFYRAANDANSSACTTPPSAPVSPSWEYESGDGGVSIRWRPPVEMGGRSEVWYGVVCRICPSATFTNPAACSWCGEGVTFSPAQTNLKQTKVTLNNLLTRVTYLIQVQAMNEVSALSPFPARYTSINFTTSQSVPSTVPMMHQLSRAPDSITLSWPQPDRPNGDILEYQLRYYDKGSDVDSAASVYSETNTVTVNSLIPGSIYAFQIRARNERGYGPYSNTIYFTTLPLEEHSQQIQNRLPLLVGSVMGGAAFLLVVAAIVVVVVFRSKRRESPYSDRLQRYISNRGGVKYYVDPSTYEDPSEAVKEFAREIDPTHLKIEEVIGAAQFGEVSRGRYRPLGRREVLVAVKTLRWGASDREKGMFLSEAGVMGQFDHPNVLKLEGVITRTPPERIITEFMENGPLDAFLRENEGQFSVLQLIGMLRGVGAGMRYLSERNFVHRDLAARNVLVNSNLVCKVSDFGLSRLMRGLDHNIPTYTASLGSKIPVRWTAPEAFQHRKFSSASDAWSFGILMWEVMSYGERPYWDMSNQEVMKAVADQYRLPAPHNCPSNLHSLMLQCWQADRGDRPGFDTLLSSLDRLIRHPASLKVEPTRSCSQPLLSPTPTDLTSVATVSDWLKALRMERYQDEFDQANLDTLDRVSMLNMDDVQNLGVNLLGHQRKIVSAAQQLRAYLTQGQVEV; encoded by the exons TGATGCTGCTGGACACAACAGAGTCTACCTCAGAGCTGGGCTGGACCACCTATCCAGACACGGGG tggGATGAGGTCAGTGTCCTGGACGACCGGGGGAAGCTCATACGAACCTTCGAGGTCTGTAATGTCAACCAAAATCCCCGTCTGCAAGACAACTGGTTGGCTACGCCCTTCCTTTACCGCCACTCTGCTCCACGGGTGTTTGTCACACTGCGTTTCTCAGTGCGTGACTGCGCCAGCCTGCGATCACCATCACCCACCTGCAGGGAGACACTCACTCTGTACTACAAACAGGCCGACTCCCAGAGAGAGCTGGAGAGGACCTGGGCAGCTGAG CCATCCAACGGAGAGAAGGACACCAGGGAGGGCTGGGTGAAGATCGACACTATCGCGGCTGATAAGAGTTTCTCCAAGGTGGAGCCCAGTTCACCTCACCAGTATCAACCCAACAGATACAGCCGAATCAACATCAAGACACGCAGCTTTGCCCCGCTCACACGCAACGG ATTCGTCCTGGCCATTGTCGACAGTGGAGCTTGTGTTTCCCTCATGGGTGTGTCAGTCTTCTACCGGCGCTGTCCAGCCACCAGCATGTACTTGGCATCTTACCCGGCAACTCCCTCAGGGGCCGAGCCGACTGCCTTAGTGCCCCTGAGCGGGACGTGTGTTCCCCACAGTAAAGCACAGGGAGGCACGCCCCCTCGCATGCACTGCAATGCTGAAGGGGAGTGGATGGTTCCTGTAGGAGGATGTGTCTGTGATGAAGGCTATGAGCCAAACCTAAATGGATCTGCCTGCTTGG CTTGTCCGGTGGGCTACTTCAAGTCCGTTGCGGGCTCCATTCCCTGCTCGGTGTGTCCCTCCAACAGCAGAACCAGCCAGGAGGGAtcgagtgtgtgtgaatgtcgcAGCGGATTTTACCGGGCAGCCAATGATGCCAACTCTTCTGCATGCACAA CTCCTCCATCTGCTCCGGTCTCTCCGTCCTGGGAGTATGAGAGCGGCGATGGTGGGGTGTCCATAAGGTGGCGCCCTCCAGTGGAAATGGGAGGCCGCAGCGAAGTGTGGTACGGGGTGGTGTGTCGCATCTGCCCCTCAGCCACCTTCACCAACCCGGCGGCGTGCTCCTGGTGTGGAGAAGGCGTCACCTTCAGCCCCGCCCAGACAAACCTGAAACAAACCAAGGTCACCCTCAACAACCTGCTGACCAGAGTCACTTATCTCATACAG GTGCAAGCCATGAATGAGGTGTCAGCTTTGAGTCCTTTTCCAGCTCGATACACAAGCATCAATTTCACTACGAGCCAGTCAG TTCCCAGCACAGTTCCTATGATGCACCAGCTGAGCAGAGCCCCAGACTCCATCACTCTCTCGTGGCCTCAGCCCGACAGGCCCAATGGAGACATCCTGGAGTACCAGCTTAGATACTATGACAAG GGTTCAGATGTGGACAGTGCAGCGAGTGTGTACAGTGAGACCAACACGGTGACCGTCAACTCTCTGATCCCCGGCTCCATCTACGCCTTCCAGATCAGAGCTCGGAATGAACGGGGCTACGGCCCCTATAGCAACACCATCTACTTCACCACGCTGCCTCTAG AGGAACATTCACAGCAGATCCAGAATCGACTTCCTCTGCTGGTTGGATCAGTGATGGGCGGTGCAGCATTTCTCCTGGTGGTGGCAGCGATTGTGGTCGTGGTGGTATTTCGCAG TAAGAGGAGGGAGAGTCCGTACAGCGACAGACTGCAGAGGTACATCAGTAACCGAG GTGGAGTTAAGTATTATGTGGACCCATCCACATATGAGGACCCCAGTGAGGCTGTCAAAGAGTTTGCCCGTGAAATAGATCCCACTCATCTTAAGATTGAGGAGGTGATTGGTGCAG cCCAGTTTGGGGAGGTTTCTCGTGGCCGCTACCGTCCACTGGGTCGAAGGGAGGTGCTGGTAGCCGTGAAGACTCTACGCTGGGGGGCGTCTGACAGAGAGAAGGGCATGTTCCTCAGTGAAGCAGGGGTCATGGGACAGTTTGACCACCCCAACGTACTGAAGTTGGAGGGTGTGATCACTCGTACCCCCCCAGAGAGGATCATCACTGAGTTCATGGAGAACGGGCCCTTGGACGCCTTCCTCCGG GAGAACGAGGGCCAGTTCAGTGTCCTCCAGCTTATCGGGATGCTCAGAGGCGTTGGTGCAGGGATGCGTTACCTCTCCGAGAGAAACTTTGTCCACCGGGACCTGGCGGCTAGGAACGTGTTGGTCAACTCCAACCTGGTCTGTAAAGTGTCTGACTTTGGCCTGTCCCGGCTCATGAGGGGCCTGGACCACAACATACCTACATATACTGCCTCACTG GGCAGTAAGATTCCTGTGAGGTGGACGGCACCAGAAGCCTTTCAACATCGCAAGTTCAGCTCAGCGAGTGACGCATGGAGCTTCGGCATACTTATGTGGGAAGTGATGTCATATGGAGAGCGTCCATACTGGGACATGAGCAATCAGGAA GTGATGAAGGCAGTCGCAGACCAGTATCGTCTCCCTGCCCCCCACAACTGCCCCTCCAACCTCCACTCTCTGATGCTTCAGTGCTGGCAGGCTGATCGAGGGGACCGGCCAGGCTTCGACACACTCCTGTCCTCCTTGGATCGGCTCATCAGGCACCCTGCCTCCCTCAAGGTGGAGCCAACTCG AAGCTGCTCTCAGCCCCTGCTGAGCCCCACGCCCACAGACTTAACGTCAGTGGCAACAGTCAGTGATTGGCTGAAGGCGCTGAGGATGGAGCGATATCAGGATGAGTTTGATCAGGCAAACCTGGACACATTAGACAGAGTCAGCATGCTCAACATGGA